The nucleotide sequence CTTGTCCCAGCCGTCGAAATCGGCGGTGGTGATGCGATTGGGGCCGGTGAAGAGCGGGTGGGTGGCGTCAAGCAGGGTGACGGGGGCGGCCGGATTGGTGACGCGCCAGCGGAGCGATGGGCTGCCGATGGTGAGGGGCAGGGGCGGCGTCACGTCCGGGCGCCAGTTGTCGCCGGGGCGGTGGTAAAGCGTGACGAGGTGGCCGCCGGCGCGGACGAAATCGTGGATCTTTGCGATGGCCGCGGCGAGATCGGGACGGGTGCCGAAGGCGAAGAGGCCGACGACTATTGTATCGTATCGGGTGAGATAGCCCGAGAGGGCATCGGCGTCGAGCGGGGTGACGTCAGCGCCGAGACGCTCGAGCCAGAGGCCGACATTATCGGCACCGCCGCCGATATAGCCGATGCGAGTCTGTGGCAGGAAAAGATCGAGGGCGAGGATGTCGAGGGTTTGCGGGCGCACGAAACGGGTCTGGCCGATATGGGGATAGGCGATTGGCGTGACCGCGTAGGCGGGCTGGCCATTGACGCTGATGGGGAGGCTGTGGCGGCCGGGCGCGAGATCTGCTGACGGGGTGAGCGTGAGGCCGGCGTCGGTTGTGCCGATGGCGAGGCCGGGCAGAGCGGGGAGGGCCAGCGACCGGGGAGACGCGCCCTTGATGGCGATGGTCTGCGGGGCGGTGGTGCCGGTGGGGATGATGAGGGCATCCGGGGAGATCGAAACGGCGTGGGCCGGGTCGATGACGAGGGGCTCTTCGGTGTCGAGGGCGAAGCTAATGGTTTCGCCGGCTACGATGGCGGTCACCTCGAGAGAGAGCAGGCCATTGCCGCCGAGGCTGTGCCAGTCGGGGTGGAAGGGATTGCCGATTGGGGCCTCCGGGCTGGCAGAGATGGTGAGCTCGGTGCGGCCGGTGTCGAGGGAGGCTGCGGCGGGGGCGGTTATGGCGGGGTGGGCGCGCGGGGTGATGGTGAGGGCGCTGGCGCGGCCGGGATCGGCTTCGATGATGAGGTCGATGGAGGCGCCGAGGATGAGGCTCGCGGCGGAAAGCGCGGCTGAGATATCGATGCCGGCGGCGAGGGCCAGGGCGGCGTCGATCTCGCGCAGTTTTCGCGTGAGGCGGTGGGCGTGTTCGGGGGCGATGCCGGGAGTGGCAGCGAGGATGGCGCGGCGGGCGGTGAGGAGAGCCGTAGTCAGCTTGTCCGCATCGGGGAAGGCGGCGACGGCGGCTTCGATGGCCGCGTCGGCCTCGGCCAGGTCGGGAGTGTCGCCGATATCGGTGAGGCGGGTGGGGAGTTGGTCGAAGATGCTGGTTTCGGCGGTGCCGCCGACAAAATGGAGCTGCCAGCTGGTGTGGGGCGGGTGGCGCCAGAAGCCCATGTTCTGGCTGGCGTGATAGGCGCGGGACACTTCGCCGAGGCGGTCAAAGCTCATGCCGGTGGCGGCGTCGGGGCCGTTGGCGGTGATAGTGGTGGTGGCCGGGGGCGGGGGAAGCTCGTCATCATAGGTGTCGCCGCCGCCGGACCAGGCAGGGAGGTAATATTTGGCGACGCGCCAGGGGGTGAGGCCTTCGGTGACATAGGCGGGGTCGGCGGCGAGCGCGAGGGCGCGTTCGGCCGCTTCAGTCATGGCGCGGTGGTGGCCATGCTGGCCGGGCACGTCGAGGAAGGTGGGGATGACGATGTCGGGGCGGAACTGGCGATAGGCGCGGACGAGGCGATCAATGGTGCGGTCCTCGCCCCAGCGGCCGAGGGTGTCGGGGCCGGATTTGGAGAAGCCGAAATCGTGGACGGGATCGTCGGGTCCGTGGCCGAGCCAGGCGATGTCGGCGTCGATGACACGGGCGGCCTTTTCCATCTCGCGGCTGCGCAGGACGCCGAGTGGCCCGAGGCGTTCCGGGCCGAGCGTGTTCTGGCCGCCTTCGCCGCGGGTGGAGCAGGCCACAATGATGCGGGCACCATGCTGGTGGCGGAGGGTCGCGAGCATGTCATTGTGCTCGTCATCGGGATGCGCGCCGGTGTTCATGACGGTGACGGTGGAACGCAGGCGCCCCAATGCGCGGTGTAGTGCCACGGAGCGGGGCTGGGTGGCGCGGCGGCGCAGGCGATCACGATCTGGCAGCATGGAAAGCTCCATTCGGCAAAAAATCAGGTGGCGGGGCCGGCAGTGCTGAGGTGCGGCGAAACAGTGTCGAGCAGCGGCAGGGCGGCCGCGCCGAGGGCAGCGGTGAGGCGGCCGGTCTGGCCGCGAATGACGCGGGGCATGGTGCGCTTCTGGCGGGTGGCGACGGAGACCGGCAGGGGATCAAGCGCCGCGATGACCGCTTCGAGCACGGAATCGGGGAGGCCGCCGCCAAAAATGACGGTTTCGGGGTCGAAGATATTTTCCAGCATGGCGACCGTGGGCGCGAGATAGTCGGCAGCCATGGCGATCCAGTCGAGGAGGGTCTTGTCGCCCTCGTCGTGGAGGCGCTGGATGTCCTCGACATTGGCCGCGTAGATGCCCGCCATGGCAAGGCGTTCGCGCAGGGCGAAGACGGAAACGAACCGTTCGAGCGCGCCCGCCGGGCCATAGCGGGTGGCGCCATTGCGCGGCACGAGGCCGACATGGCCGATTTCACCGGCATTGCCGAAGGCGCCGCGCAGGGGACGGCCGTCCTGGATGACACCGAGGCCGAGACCGACCCCGAAATAGAGGTAGCAGAAGGAGCCCAGCTGGCGGCCGGCGCCATATAGGCGTTCGCCCACGACAGCGGCGGTGGCGTCGTTCTCGACCACGACATGCTGGCCGGTGGCTTTTGCAAAGAGCGCGACGGGATCGGTGCCGGTCCAGCCGGGGAGGGTGGCCGGGCCGACCGAGCTCATGCCCTCAACTTCAAACGGGCCGGGCATGACGACGCCGAGGCCGAGGAGCTTGTTGTGGTCGGCGCCGAGCGAGGCCTCGAGGCGGGCGACCTCCTTGGCGACGAGGCCGGGAACGACGTCCGGCCCGGCGTCGGGAAGGGGAATGATGGACTGGCCGCGAATGCCGCCCGAGAGGTCGAGGAGGGCGGTGACCATGTGGTCGGCGGCGATTTCGACGCCGGCGGTCAGCGGGCCATCGGGATTGACGGCGAACTGGATCGGCGGCTGGCCGCGACCGGAGCGCAGGCGCCCAAGCTCGATGAGCAGGCCCTCTTCAAGCAGTTCCTCGACAATATTGGCAACGGCCTGCGGGGTGAGCTGGGCCCGCCGGGCAATCTCCGTACGCCCCAGATGCTCGTGCATACGGATGACTTCGAGGACGACGCGGCGATTATGCGCGCGGTTCCGCTCGGGGTTCGACCCGATAGCCACGCGCTGGCGCAGTTCCGATTTCGTGCGTCCGCTCAATACCCTAGTCCTCCCCACGATACTGGCACCACGGTATGCCGTGATCGATGGTCACGATAGATCGCGAACAAAATAACTCAAGTAGATTATTTTATTGACAGGCGCGCCTGATCTGTTCGACGCTAAGGCCAGCTAGGCGGGAGTCCGCCTCAGGCTCGGAGAGAGGGCTGTCGCAGGGTTCGGCGGCCATACGGAGGAAAAGAATGCTCACCAAGGCAAAATTGGCCGGGCTCGTCGCCGGCGTCAGCTTCCTGGCAATGGGCGCGGCTCAGGCCGTCGAGATTGAATATTGGCAGTATGTTTTCGACAGCCGCATCCAGGCCATGGACAAGCTGATCGAGAATTTCGAGGCAGCCAATCCGGACATCACCGTCAAGCACACGACCTTCCCCTATGCGGACTACCAGACCCGCGTCGTCGCGGCCAAGGTTGCCGGCCAGGGTCCGGACGTGGTGCAGCTGTTCTACGGCTGGACCGATCAGTTCGTGAACGGCGGGCT is from Devosia sp. SD17-2 and encodes:
- a CDS encoding PIG-L family deacetylase — encoded protein: MLPDRDRLRRRATQPRSVALHRALGRLRSTVTVMNTGAHPDDEHNDMLATLRHQHGARIIVACSTRGEGGQNTLGPERLGPLGVLRSREMEKAARVIDADIAWLGHGPDDPVHDFGFSKSGPDTLGRWGEDRTIDRLVRAYRQFRPDIVIPTFLDVPGQHGHHRAMTEAAERALALAADPAYVTEGLTPWRVAKYYLPAWSGGGDTYDDELPPPPATTTITANGPDAATGMSFDRLGEVSRAYHASQNMGFWRHPPHTSWQLHFVGGTAETSIFDQLPTRLTDIGDTPDLAEADAAIEAAVAAFPDADKLTTALLTARRAILAATPGIAPEHAHRLTRKLREIDAALALAAGIDISAALSAASLILGASIDLIIEADPGRASALTITPRAHPAITAPAAASLDTGRTELTISASPEAPIGNPFHPDWHSLGGNGLLSLEVTAIVAGETISFALDTEEPLVIDPAHAVSISPDALIIPTGTTAPQTIAIKGASPRSLALPALPGLAIGTTDAGLTLTPSADLAPGRHSLPISVNGQPAYAVTPIAYPHIGQTRFVRPQTLDILALDLFLPQTRIGYIGGGADNVGLWLERLGADVTPLDADALSGYLTRYDTIVVGLFAFGTRPDLAAAIAKIHDFVRAGGHLVTLYHRPGDNWRPDVTPPLPLTIGSPSLRWRVTNPAAPVTLLDATHPLFTGPNRITTADFDGWDKERGLYFTSSWDSAYTPLLSMSDAGESPLTGSLLSAKNGEGRHTHTSLVLHHQMDKLVPGAFRLMANLLQAA
- a CDS encoding ROK family protein; the encoded protein is MSGRTKSELRQRVAIGSNPERNRAHNRRVVLEVIRMHEHLGRTEIARRAQLTPQAVANIVEELLEEGLLIELGRLRSGRGQPPIQFAVNPDGPLTAGVEIAADHMVTALLDLSGGIRGQSIIPLPDAGPDVVPGLVAKEVARLEASLGADHNKLLGLGVVMPGPFEVEGMSSVGPATLPGWTGTDPVALFAKATGQHVVVENDATAAVVGERLYGAGRQLGSFCYLYFGVGLGLGVIQDGRPLRGAFGNAGEIGHVGLVPRNGATRYGPAGALERFVSVFALRERLAMAGIYAANVEDIQRLHDEGDKTLLDWIAMAADYLAPTVAMLENIFDPETVIFGGGLPDSVLEAVIAALDPLPVSVATRQKRTMPRVIRGQTGRLTAALGAAALPLLDTVSPHLSTAGPAT